The Montipora foliosa isolate CH-2021 chromosome 10, ASM3666993v2, whole genome shotgun sequence genomic sequence AATCTCCACTCTGTGTTGTCCGCCACACTGTGGTGTGTATGTCACAGTGTATTTGCCGTCTTCGGTGTCTTTAATGTCTGTTTTTAGTTGATCACCTTTTGGAGTCAATATGTCGACTTTGATTTTATCATCTTGTTGATAACATTGAAATCCTTCTGAATCCTTTGTAACAATGGCGAAATATGtctccttcctttcttttacgTCCTTGCTGTCTTGACCTTCAGCTAAGCACTTTGAGGGATCAGTCTTGGTGACAACAACTCGATCCATAGGATCCAATTTCTTTTCCACCAAGTAACGTACATGTGGCGACATGTAAAGATCGGGTTTTCTTACATTTAACAGTTCATTACAACGTCCGAGGATGGcgtgatttgtttgtagaatttCGACGCTGAAGTTTCTATCCAAGATACTCTGACAGCGTTCGAAGCAGCTTTTCAGCTGGGTGGCAACCAGCTCGAAGTTTTCCAGTCGCGTTGCGTGATGTTTttgttccgcttcataattttcACGAAACTTGTCCTTCATTTTCCTCTCGTGTTCTCGCAAATCACGAATCAATCTTTCCACAGTgtctgtcattttcttttcctcgttcaaaatttcaactttgtttttgtttcttaggtcagtttgtttcttaatttcacTCTCATATCTGACCATTTCCGCTTTCACTTTGGCCACAGCGTCGGacatttgcatcttttgttcttgtgcagCTTTCTGAGTGTCTGTCTTAGAGTGTCGATCATGACTCACTACAGTACATTTGTGGCAAATCAGAACTTTACAGTCTTCGCAGTAAAATTCGAGGGGTTGATCTTCATGATATTGCTCTGAACACATCACGGGTCTGTGGATCAACTCTTGCACATCTTGCACTTGCAGTTTGTCGATCAAAACATTGCGATGACCCCTTGAAGCCTTCAAGCGTTGGTGAGCTTGAAAACAAGATGCGCACAGAAGATCCTGGCACACGAAACAGTAACATGTTGCCGTATTGTTCTCATCACAACTGTTGCATCTTTGAGACTGTACGCTGCCATCTTCTAGAGCCAGAACATCCACCAATCGGTTGAGATGAAACGATGACGGCAAATTCTCGAAGGTGTCTGTTTCGGGAATTTGGAATGAAGTCTGGCAAACCGGACATTTGATTGTCGCTTTTAGCTGTCTCCTTGCGAAGTTTGCATGTCTGTCGAGACACTCCAGGCAGAATGAGTGAAGACATGGTAATGTCTTGGGATTTTTGACAGTCTCTATGCACAATGGGCATTCTGCTTCCTTTTTAAGATTCTTGAAAAGCTGTTGAACATCCATGATGAAGCCAAGCAACGCAAAAGGAGGGCGTGTGAAATAGTGACGTCACTGAAATCCCGGGACTCTGTGCGGTCGAGTGGATGACCCCGCTACTCTGGTCTAATCGAGTGCATAGCATTCTACTGCACTTCAACACGAACTAACACCCAACCTGAGATTTTCTTTTGGCTGAAAACTcagggtgcttaccattaagCCAAACCGACCGTCCAGAAACCGGTCGGGCGTACCGCtgaaaatggaacgacattttccgattGTAGTGATGGACTGAACTAATTGACGGTCCTCTCTTCCTTATTCCTTATTCCCCCAGTCGATGGTTTTCCTAAACCATCATGGATGAGGCAATAGTTCCGATGCTTTGCTTAGATTCTGAGGAGTGAGGAAGACATCGTTTGAGAATCATCAGTTAGGACTGCTTTTGACCGTTCAAAAGAGCCTCTACGAATTCTGTATGAacaaaatattgaaaagaaaacgcGGGAAAAATGCGTATTTGCTTAGTTCTTGGTTTCCACgtcacgcaaagaaaaaataaaaacgcttaccattcaataaataataataataataattattattattattattattactattatcattatcattaacattatcattatcattatcattattattattatttaatagaTTCTAGAGCGCTATTTACATTCACTGATCAACTACgctttacaatttaaaatactaaaataagaTTCAAATTAGTAAAACtaactacatgtatattaataaaACAGAATATTTATACTAATGATAATAAACTTAATTAGTAATACTTATAAGAGTGAATGTCAAACAGGGTACGCTTTAATGGCTACACGAAATAAATGAGTTTTAAGCTTAAATTTATAAATATCTAATGACTGAATATCTCGTAATTCAACCGGCAAACCATTCCCATAAATATGGAGCGGCAGCAGAAAAAGACCTATCACCTAAAGTGACAAGCATTTTCCGTTTAGGAGGGTCTAACAATAAACTTTGATGTGATCTAAAATTATGCATAGATCTAGGCTTAATGTTAATTAATTCTATGATATACTTGGGCGCCAATCCATGAATAGCTTTATTAAAGCTATTCAAATTAAGATCTTAAAATGAACACGATGTTGTACTGGTAACCAATTCACTTCATAAAGCGCGGGAGAAATATGCGAGTACTTTCTTAAGTTCAGTACAAGTCTAGCCGCAGGATTCTGCACGCGTTGCAATTTAACTATTTGCGACTTGGGAAGGCCATACAAAAGTCCATGACAATAGTCTAAACGGC encodes the following:
- the LOC137973467 gene encoding tripartite motif-containing protein 2-like codes for the protein MCSEQYHEDQPLEFYCEDCKVLICHKCTVVSHDRHSKTDTQKAAQEQKMQMSDAVAKVKAEMVRYESEIKKQTDLRNKNKVEILNEEKKMTDTVERLIRDLREHERKMKDKFRENYEAEQKHHATRLENFELVATQLKSCFERCQSILDRNFSVEILQTNHAILGRCNELLNVRKPDLYMSPHVRYLVEKKLDPMDRVVVTKTDPSKCLAEGQDSKDVKERKETYFAIVTKDSEGFQCYQQDDKIKVDILTPKGDQLKTDIKDTEDGKYTVTYTPQCGGQHRVEILVNGQPLTGSPWIVQVHQHQYQFAFQYGSNGKGQGEFDGINDIDVSQKTGTIAVADYDNQRIQLLSSEGKSRREIKLDGEPWSVAFTDSGDLLTLVPRSDNKLCVLSEEGHFIKHINYKHLVKPRRLSIASDGHIIIPDYGDNRIKVLSPDGNDLLQSFSAPDCGKYPSCAIYHQDKFFVSYYHANCVKVFDKTGVYLHDIGCEGSNDGQFDGPNALVIDKYNRLIVCDSDNHRLQLFTLTGTFLSKIDGEYFQNGVPCCVAINSGGSLVVGDCLNCRISVFY